A single window of Nicotiana sylvestris chromosome 3, ASM39365v2, whole genome shotgun sequence DNA harbors:
- the LOC138887092 gene encoding uncharacterized protein, with protein sequence MAVEPVVEGGKRKEPVQKEAYDGIDFICTKDKKDDEGEKEEGVVNSHEEHDAQNIANEEEKSENEEASGDDKESDIEDKTGKQANDSEKEENQSKEEEVSDSGGGDQEKVRKGEGGDDEGEEEEGNMSEESEGSMTIGNTVIAPSKEISEEIRAQDPRSLLTPFTEDEEVSSDEDDMPLSESRSVKKPKKKVLIVEPIVEVDKEDESDFALLAKSTTSKKRGAKVTKPATSSARAVRGKTRQNVPVVVDRLT encoded by the exons ATGGCTGTGGAGCCTGTGGTTGAGGGGGGAAAACGTAAAGAACCGGTGCAAAAGGAGGCTTATGATGGCATTGATTTTATTTGTACTAAGGACAAGAAAGATGATGAAggtgaaaaagaagaaggagttgTGAACAGTCATGAGGAACATGATGCTCAAAACATAGccaatgaagaagaaaagagtgaGAATGAGGAAGCATCTGGAGATGACAAGGAGAGTGACATAGAGGATAAGACAGGTAAACAGGCTAATGAttctgaaaaagaagaaaatcagaGTAAAGAAGAGGAGGTTTCTGATAGTGGGGGCGGGGATCAAGAAAAAGTGAGAAAGGGTGAAGGAGGTGATGACGAGGGTGAGGAAGAAGAGGGGAATATGAGCGAGGAATCTGAAGGTTCTATGACAATTGGAAACACTGTCATAGCCCCTTCAAAAGAAATTAGTGAAGAGATAAGGGCTCAAGACCCTAGGTCTTTGTTAACTCCTTTCACTGAAGATGAAGAAGTTAGTAGTGATGAAGATGATATGCCACTATCTGAG TCCAGAAGTGTAAAGAAGCCAAAAAAGAAGGTTTTAATTGTTGAACCTATTGTTGAGGTGGATAAAGAAGATGAATCTGACTTTGCCTTGCTAGCAAAGTCTACTACATCAAAGAAAAGGGGTGCCAAAGTTACCAAACCTGCTACCTCTTCTGCAAGGGCCGTTAGGGGTAAGACAAGACAGAATGTGCCAGTTGTAGTTGATCGACTCACATAA